In Nymphaea colorata isolate Beijing-Zhang1983 chromosome 13, ASM883128v2, whole genome shotgun sequence, one DNA window encodes the following:
- the LOC116267298 gene encoding serine/arginine-rich splicing factor SR45 isoform X2: MAKPGRARPSTPSNSNSGSSSFSGSSSGSRSRSRSRSRSRSKSFSSSSPSPSDSSRSRSPVPPKRSPVGAGRRGRSPPPPPKRASPARKVSPVLESVVLHIDQLTRNVNEAHLKEIFSNFGEVVNVELAMDRSVQLPRGYGYVEFKARPDAEKALLYMDGGQIDGNIVRVRFTLPQRQKVSSPPKVAPPPPKREPPPKDANAADIERDAPQRPRDSSPRRRPLSPPRKKSPLRRGDSPPRRRPDSPPRRRADSPPRRRMESPPYRRGESPPLRRRLASPARRRSPSPAHRRQRSPPPRVSPRRARGSPVARRRSPLPPRRRSPPRRARSPPRRSPVGRRRSRSPIRRPARSRSRSSSLPRRGRPGPPRRARSTSSSSRSPSPRKGSRRISRSRSPKRSARGKSSSNSSSSGSPSPKPN, from the exons ATGGCGAAACCCGGCAGGGCTCGCCCGTCGACTCCGTCCAACTCCAACTCCggctcctcttccttctccggTTCCTCCTCCGGCTCTCGGTCGCGCTCTCGCTCCCGGTCGCGGTCCCGCTCGAAGTCGTTCTCATCGTCCTCGCCTTCACCCAGCGACAGCTCGAGGAGCCGCAGCCCCGTCCCGCCGAAGAGGAG TCCAGTTGGAGCAGGCAGGCGAGGACGCTCTCCACCTCCCCCACCCAAACGAGCATCACCTGCTCG TAAGGTGTCTCCGGTTCTTGAGTCAGTGGTTCTGCATATCGATCAACTGACAAGAAATGTGAATGAAGCTCATCTGAAGGAAatcttta GTAACTTTGGGGAGGTTGTCAATGTGGAATTGGCAATGGATCGTAGT GTTCAGTTGCCACGGGGCTATGGTTATGTTGAATTTAAAGCAAGACCTGATGCTGAGAAAGCCCTCCTGTACATGGATGGA GGCCAAATTGATGGTAACATTGTCCGTGTACGCTTTACACTGCCTCAACGCCAAAAAGTTTCTTCTCCACCAAAAGTTGCACCCCCACCTCCTAAGAGGGAGCCTCCACCGAAGGATGCAAATGCTGCAGATATTGAAAGAGATGCACCACAGAGGCCAAGGGATT CATCCCCTCGAAGAAGACCACTATCTCCACCACGTAAAAAGTCTCCACTTCGAAGAGGTGATTCCCCACCAAGACGGCGCCCTGATTCTCCACCACGACGCCGGGCTGATTCTCCTCCACGGCGCCGAATGGAGTCTCCACCTTATCGACGTGGTGAATCACCACCACTCAGAAGGAGACTTGCTTCACCGGCAAGAAGGCGTTCTCCTTCTCCCGCTCATAGAAGGCAGCGATCTCCCCCACCAAG GGTGTCTCCAAGAAGGGCACGTGGTAGCCCAGTTGCCCGTAGACGTTCTCCATTGCCACCGAGGCGCCG TTCACCCCCTAGGCGAGCTCGAAGTCCTCCAAGGAGATCACCTGTTGGTCGTCGCCGCAGCCGCTCTCCTATTCGCAGGCCTGCACGTTCCCGCTCGAGATCATCTTCCCTTCCGCGCAG AGGCAGGCCAGGACCTCCTAGACGTGCAAGGTCCACCTCATCCTCTTCTAGATCTCCAAGCCCACGCAAG GGAAGCAGAAGGATATCAAGAAGTCGAAGCCCTAAAAG ATCGGCCAGAGGCAAGAGCAgtagcaacagcagcagcagtgGCTCCCCGTCCCCTAAGCCCAATTAG
- the LOC116267298 gene encoding serine/arginine-rich splicing factor SR45 isoform X1, with product MAKPGRARPSTPSNSNSGSSSFSGSSSGSRSRSRSRSRSRSKSFSSSSPSPSDSSRSRSPVPPKRSSPVGAGRRGRSPPPPPKRASPARKVSPVLESVVLHIDQLTRNVNEAHLKEIFSNFGEVVNVELAMDRSVQLPRGYGYVEFKARPDAEKALLYMDGGQIDGNIVRVRFTLPQRQKVSSPPKVAPPPPKREPPPKDANAADIERDAPQRPRDSSPRRRPLSPPRKKSPLRRGDSPPRRRPDSPPRRRADSPPRRRMESPPYRRGESPPLRRRLASPARRRSPSPAHRRQRSPPPRVSPRRARGSPVARRRSPLPPRRRSPPRRARSPPRRSPVGRRRSRSPIRRPARSRSRSSSLPRRGRPGPPRRARSTSSSSRSPSPRKGSRRISRSRSPKRSARGKSSSNSSSSGSPSPKPN from the exons ATGGCGAAACCCGGCAGGGCTCGCCCGTCGACTCCGTCCAACTCCAACTCCggctcctcttccttctccggTTCCTCCTCCGGCTCTCGGTCGCGCTCTCGCTCCCGGTCGCGGTCCCGCTCGAAGTCGTTCTCATCGTCCTCGCCTTCACCCAGCGACAGCTCGAGGAGCCGCAGCCCCGTCCCGCCGAAGAGGAG CAGTCCAGTTGGAGCAGGCAGGCGAGGACGCTCTCCACCTCCCCCACCCAAACGAGCATCACCTGCTCG TAAGGTGTCTCCGGTTCTTGAGTCAGTGGTTCTGCATATCGATCAACTGACAAGAAATGTGAATGAAGCTCATCTGAAGGAAatcttta GTAACTTTGGGGAGGTTGTCAATGTGGAATTGGCAATGGATCGTAGT GTTCAGTTGCCACGGGGCTATGGTTATGTTGAATTTAAAGCAAGACCTGATGCTGAGAAAGCCCTCCTGTACATGGATGGA GGCCAAATTGATGGTAACATTGTCCGTGTACGCTTTACACTGCCTCAACGCCAAAAAGTTTCTTCTCCACCAAAAGTTGCACCCCCACCTCCTAAGAGGGAGCCTCCACCGAAGGATGCAAATGCTGCAGATATTGAAAGAGATGCACCACAGAGGCCAAGGGATT CATCCCCTCGAAGAAGACCACTATCTCCACCACGTAAAAAGTCTCCACTTCGAAGAGGTGATTCCCCACCAAGACGGCGCCCTGATTCTCCACCACGACGCCGGGCTGATTCTCCTCCACGGCGCCGAATGGAGTCTCCACCTTATCGACGTGGTGAATCACCACCACTCAGAAGGAGACTTGCTTCACCGGCAAGAAGGCGTTCTCCTTCTCCCGCTCATAGAAGGCAGCGATCTCCCCCACCAAG GGTGTCTCCAAGAAGGGCACGTGGTAGCCCAGTTGCCCGTAGACGTTCTCCATTGCCACCGAGGCGCCG TTCACCCCCTAGGCGAGCTCGAAGTCCTCCAAGGAGATCACCTGTTGGTCGTCGCCGCAGCCGCTCTCCTATTCGCAGGCCTGCACGTTCCCGCTCGAGATCATCTTCCCTTCCGCGCAG AGGCAGGCCAGGACCTCCTAGACGTGCAAGGTCCACCTCATCCTCTTCTAGATCTCCAAGCCCACGCAAG GGAAGCAGAAGGATATCAAGAAGTCGAAGCCCTAAAAG ATCGGCCAGAGGCAAGAGCAgtagcaacagcagcagcagtgGCTCCCCGTCCCCTAAGCCCAATTAG
- the LOC116266889 gene encoding pentatricopeptide repeat-containing protein At4g21065-like yields the protein MRFDVPARLSRNHLFTLRWVFCHHSLNRSGEQRCLALLESCTTPTHIHQLLSHLTKTGLSSNLLIITKLISICPQLNAMEIAESMFFQSPIRDAFLYNTIMRGYAQLGDPHKQKSIHFFSLMIKEGVTPNKFTFPFILKACAGLLDINLGLQIHGFVFKLGFYQDEFVGNTLVHMYGCCNGGIDYACKVFDEMPHRRNPVCWSALIGGYVRNGCSSNAIELFRRMQVDGIPPDGITIVSVLSACADLGALELGKWIDMYIERCSIPRTIPLCNSLIDMFAKCGSIEDARRIFDGMPERTVVSWTAIIDGLAMHSHGGEALELFLEMRRSKIQPDDVTFIGVLSACSHAGLVEDGCRYFDSMVDDYGITPKIEHYGCMVDLFSRAGLVEKAFQFVRTMPIEPNTIIWRSLLSACKIHGKLKIGEQISKWLIKFEPNRCSNYVLLSNIYGSMSQWSDKAKVREMMNKQGIKKTPGCTLIELNNSIHEFVAGDKSHPESREIYKMLDEMGKKLKMAGYIPRTTNVLLDIDEEDKEDALHQHSEKLAIAFALLKTPRGTTIRIVKNLRVCDDCHNATRFISKVYYREIIVRDRNRFHRFWRGSCSCNDYW from the coding sequence ATGCGGTTTGACGTTCCAGCTAGACTCTCAAGAAATCATCTCTTTACACTCCGGTGGGTTTTCTGCCATCACTCCCTCAATAGATCGGGGGAGCAGCGGTGTCTTGCCTTATTGGAATCCTGTACCACCCCAACCCACATTCACCAGCTTCTCTCCCACCTCACCAAGACTGGTTTGAGCTCCAACCTACTTATCATTACCAAACTCATATCCATTTGTCCTCAACTCAATGCTATGGAGATTGCAGAGTCAATGTTTTTTCAATCCCCAATTAGAGATGCCTTCCTCTACAACACTATTATGCGAGGATATGCACAATTGGGTGACCCACACAAACAAAAATCCATCCATTTCTTCTCCCTCATGATCAAGGAGGGTGTTACTCCAAATAAGTTTACCTTCCCTTTCATCCTCAAGGCATGTGCAGGCTTGTTGGATATAAATTTAGGTCTCCAGATTCATGGGTTTGTTTTTAAATTGGGGTTTTATCAAGATGAGTTTGTGGGAAATACATTGGTTCACATGTATGGATGTTGTAATGGTGGAATTGATTATGCATGTAAAgtttttgatgaaatgcctcacCGAAGGAATCCAGTATGTTGGAGTGCTTTGATTGGTGGGTATGTTCGGAATGGCTGCTCTAGCAATGCCATCGAGTTATTTCGGAGGATGCAAGTAGATGGCATCCCTCCAGATGGTATCACTATAGTGAGTGTTCTGTCAGCCTGTGCTGATCTAGGTGCTTTGGAGCTTGGGAAATGGATTGATATGTACATTGAGCGGTGTTCGATACCAAGAACAATTCCACTTTGTAATTCACTCATTGACATGTTTGCCAAATGTGGAAGTATTGAGGATGCTAGGCGCATCTTTGATGGAATGCCTGAAAGGACTGTAGTGTCATGGACTGCCATTATTGATGGCCTTGCAATGCACAGTCATGGTGGGGAGGCCCTGGAATTGTTCTTGGAGATGAGAAGGTCAAAAATTCAGCCTGATGATGTTACCTTTATTGGTGTGCTCTCTGCATGCAGTCATGCTGGCCTAGTCGAAGATGGGTGTCGGTATTTTGATTCCATGGTTGATGATTATGGCATCACGCCTAAGATTGAACACTATGGCTGCATGGTTGATTTGTTTAGCCGAGCAGGACTTGTAGAAAAAGCATTTCAATTTGTAAGGACCATGCCCATAGAGCCAAACACTATCATTTGGCGCTCATTGCTTAGTGCTTGCAAAATCCATGGGAAGCTCAAGATTGGGGAGCAAATCAGCAAATGGTTGATAAAATTTGAGCCAAACCGCTGTTCAAATTATGTTCTTCTATCAAATATCTATGGATCGATGAGCCAATGGAGTGATAAGGCGAAGGTGAGGGAGATGATGAACAAGCAAGGGATCAAGAAGACACCAGGCTGCACATTGATAGAGCTGAACAATTCCATACATGAATTTGTGGCAGGAGATAAATCTCATCCTGAATCCCGAGAGATATACAAGATGTTGGATGAGATGGGCAAGAAGCTAAAGATGGCAGGATACATCCCAAGAACTACTAATGTGTTGCTTGACATAGATGAGGAAGACAAGGAAGACGCACTACATCAACATAGTGAGAAATTGGCCATAGCTTTTGCATTATTGAAGACTCCTCGAGGAACCACCATACGCATTGTCAAGAATCTACGGGTCTGTGATGATTGCCATAATGCAACCAGATTCATCTCCAAGGTTTATTATAGGGAGATCATAGTGAGGGACCGGAATCGATTCCACCGGTTTTGGCGGGGTTCATGTTCATGCAATGATTATTGGTGA